Proteins found in one Terribacillus sp. DMT04 genomic segment:
- a CDS encoding DRTGG domain-containing protein, with protein sequence MSTKHDQIIKYIENLPVGGKISVRAIAKELNVSEGTAYRAIKEAENKGLVSTIERVGTVRIEKKMKENFDRLSFAEIIGIVDGQVLGGRDGLHKTLNKFVIGAMELDAMMRYTQKDALLIVGNRIEAHELAIKAGAAVLITGGFDTDDRIKRLADEKELPVISTSYDSFTVAEMINRAIYDQMIKKEIIVVEDIYTPLDHTYYLQETDTLEKWYTYNADTTHTRYPVTNDTEKVTGMVTSKDIINKEKQLSVAKAMTKNPLTVQPHTTLAYAAHMMVWEGIEIIPVVDQQHKLQGLISRQDVLKALQQIQLQPQIGETIEDIITREIELLEDEAPDIVFSGKVTPQMTNQLGSLSTGVLTTFVTEASRRFVRKMKKGDMVVDNVSVYFLRPVQLESTILIKPRILEVGRKLAKMDVEVYSNKKTLVAKALLMAQLLDR encoded by the coding sequence ATGTCAACAAAACACGATCAAATAATTAAATATATTGAAAACCTTCCAGTTGGCGGAAAAATATCCGTTCGAGCAATTGCAAAAGAGTTGAATGTAAGTGAAGGAACTGCATATCGTGCGATTAAGGAAGCGGAAAACAAAGGACTGGTCAGTACGATTGAGCGTGTCGGGACTGTACGCATTGAGAAAAAGATGAAAGAAAACTTTGACCGACTTTCCTTCGCTGAAATTATAGGTATCGTAGACGGGCAAGTGCTTGGCGGTAGAGATGGCTTGCATAAGACATTAAATAAATTTGTCATCGGGGCAATGGAGCTTGATGCCATGATGCGGTATACCCAAAAAGATGCCTTGCTTATTGTCGGCAACCGCATTGAGGCACATGAACTGGCGATTAAAGCGGGTGCAGCCGTCCTGATTACAGGTGGATTTGATACAGATGACCGCATTAAACGGCTGGCTGACGAAAAAGAACTGCCTGTCATTTCTACAAGCTACGATTCATTTACAGTCGCTGAAATGATTAACCGGGCAATTTACGACCAGATGATAAAAAAAGAAATCATCGTAGTTGAAGATATTTATACACCTTTAGACCATACATATTATTTGCAGGAAACAGACACGCTGGAAAAATGGTATACATATAACGCTGACACAACACATACAAGATACCCCGTTACGAATGATACGGAAAAGGTAACAGGGATGGTTACTTCCAAGGATATTATCAATAAAGAAAAACAGCTCTCTGTGGCAAAAGCTATGACGAAAAATCCACTCACGGTGCAGCCGCACACAACGCTTGCTTACGCAGCCCATATGATGGTATGGGAAGGAATTGAGATAATTCCTGTCGTGGACCAGCAGCATAAATTGCAAGGGCTTATCTCCAGACAAGATGTTCTAAAAGCACTTCAGCAGATTCAGCTGCAGCCGCAAATCGGAGAAACAATTGAAGATATCATTACAAGGGAAATTGAGCTGCTCGAAGACGAAGCGCCGGACATTGTATTCAGCGGAAAAGTAACACCGCAAATGACAAACCAGCTAGGAAGTCTTTCGACAGGCGTTTTAACCACATTCGTTACGGAAGCCAGCCGTCGTTTTGTTCGTAAAATGAAAAAAGGCGATATGGTAGTTGATAATGTGTCTGTTTATTTTTTGCGCCCTGTTCAGCTTGAGAGTACGATTTTAATTAAACCGCGCATCCTAGAGGTTGGGCGCAAGTTGGCAAAAATGGACGTTGAAGTGTATAGTAACAAGAAAACACTTGTAGCAAAGGCACTGCTTATGGCGCAGCTGCTGGATCGCTAA
- the ytrI gene encoding sporulation membrane protein YtrI translates to MRIPPLYKQAGWQRFLVGFFLGGIISYFVYLFMHGTLYEEWVKEKAEMEGTIHDLERDIEVLKNNNEEINELKQEGMVIDEITVQLEAVESLELDKLIEHELKEAIKEEARHMIGRSVNGAVQSTPLLLGAIENKEYELEGFRYKVAVKQLIISEILYLTVTVETAN, encoded by the coding sequence ATGCGGATTCCACCTCTTTATAAACAAGCTGGCTGGCAGCGCTTTTTAGTCGGTTTCTTCCTCGGCGGTATTATCTCTTACTTTGTTTATCTCTTCATGCATGGCACATTGTATGAAGAATGGGTCAAAGAAAAAGCCGAAATGGAAGGAACCATTCACGACCTGGAACGAGACATAGAAGTATTAAAAAATAACAATGAAGAAATAAATGAGCTTAAACAAGAGGGTATGGTTATTGATGAGATTACAGTACAGCTAGAAGCAGTTGAAAGTCTGGAACTGGATAAGCTGATTGAGCATGAATTAAAGGAAGCTATTAAAGAAGAAGCGCGGCATATGATTGGCAGAAGTGTCAACGGCGCGGTCCAAAGCACCCCGTTATTGCTCGGAGCAATCGAAAATAAAGAATACGAATTGGAAGGGTTTCGGTATAAGGTCGCTGTCAAGCAGCTGATCATTTCGGAGATCCTCTACTTGACAGTGACAGTGGAAACAGCTAATTAA
- a CDS encoding bifunctional oligoribonuclease/PAP phosphatase NrnA: MHKHILEKIRAYHTIIIHRHVRPDPDAYGSQVGLCEIIKASYPEKQVWVVGDEDPSLTFLAKMDTIEDHAFEDALVIVCDAANRPRISDQRYKLAKEIIKIDHHPVVDEYGDIQWVVPTASSTSEMIYELFASDSDLQLSTRGAMLLYAGIVGDTGRFLFPSTSEKTFRYAGELVEYAFDRTYLYENLYASSQDVARLQGYILQHFTVHETGVSSIRITKDILASYNVTSLETSQLVGTMANMEGVKAWVFFVEEEEQIRVRIRSKGPVINGLAGKYNGGGHAFASGATVYSWNEAANLERDLQEVCREFDWN; encoded by the coding sequence ATGCACAAACATATCTTAGAGAAAATAAGAGCATATCACACAATCATCATACATCGGCACGTCCGCCCGGATCCAGATGCATACGGATCACAAGTAGGGCTGTGCGAGATTATCAAGGCTTCCTATCCTGAAAAGCAGGTGTGGGTCGTAGGTGATGAAGATCCTTCCCTAACATTCCTTGCGAAAATGGATACAATCGAGGACCATGCGTTCGAGGATGCGCTGGTCATTGTTTGTGACGCAGCGAACCGGCCGCGAATATCCGATCAGCGATATAAGTTAGCGAAAGAAATCATCAAAATTGACCATCATCCAGTAGTCGATGAATATGGCGATATACAGTGGGTAGTTCCGACAGCGAGCTCGACTAGCGAGATGATATATGAGCTGTTTGCGTCTGATTCAGACCTGCAGCTGTCAACACGTGGTGCCATGCTGTTATATGCAGGCATTGTCGGTGACACAGGCCGTTTTCTTTTTCCGTCAACGAGTGAAAAGACGTTCCGCTATGCCGGGGAGCTTGTCGAGTATGCATTTGACCGTACCTATCTGTATGAAAACTTGTATGCTAGCAGCCAAGATGTTGCCAGACTGCAAGGCTATATACTCCAGCATTTCACCGTACATGAAACAGGCGTGTCGTCCATCCGGATTACCAAAGATATTTTAGCGTCCTACAACGTAACGTCTTTGGAAACAAGTCAGCTTGTTGGAACAATGGCCAATATGGAAGGCGTTAAAGCATGGGTCTTTTTTGTAGAAGAAGAAGAACAAATCAGAGTGCGTATTCGCTCAAAAGGTCCTGTAATCAATGGCTTGGCTGGAAAATATAATGGCGGCGGTCATGCATTTGCCTCAGGGGCGACCGTATACAGCTGGAATGAAGCGGCCAACCTGGAGCGGGACTTACAAGAAGTATGCCGCGAGTTTGACTGGAATTAA
- a CDS encoding YtrH family sporulation protein, with translation MEERVIISMMHCYFIALGVMIGGCFVGSIGAFATGEPPLTAIKRISNGIRIWAIIAAIGGTFDAISNFEKGIYQGATFDVIKQILIIVAAMGGVKTALLIIGWFVQEDIS, from the coding sequence ATGGAAGAACGCGTAATCATTTCAATGATGCATTGTTATTTCATTGCATTAGGAGTTATGATCGGAGGCTGTTTCGTTGGCAGTATCGGAGCGTTTGCAACTGGCGAACCGCCATTGACAGCAATCAAACGTATTTCGAATGGGATAAGAATTTGGGCAATTATTGCTGCTATCGGCGGCACATTTGATGCTATTAGCAACTTCGAAAAAGGAATTTATCAAGGTGCAACATTTGATGTTATTAAACAGATTCTAATCATTGTGGCAGCGATGGGCGGTGTGAAAACAGCATTGCTGATTATTGGCTGGTTCGTTCAAGAGGATATTTCCTGA
- the dnaE gene encoding DNA polymerase III subunit alpha: MDFTHLQIRSSYSFYQSTIKIPQLVSKAKEAGFETLALADDGVMHGAVPFYLACLDADIKPIIGVHVPVEAEEQVMKVLLLAENDSGYQRLVEISTFLQSGSAERLTLSDLDKYAQGVIAIVPSHTLIQMDIMPWRAIYGERLYAGISPDEVRFLDEQTLINWQQQTDVRFTATGDVRYLEEEDRDAYECLLAMQEGATWQPTPFDSPSLYHLRTQSEMMELSQSETWQQALTQAGAIAERCTVQLEIGKRRLPAYPVPEGETADAYLRSICEQQLTEIYHNRQDAQDRIAYELGVIKEMGFSDYFLIVWDFVRYAKEQGIRVGPGRGSAAGSLVAYVLGITAVDPLAYELLFERFLNPERITMPDIDIDFSDYRRDEVIRYVQNKYGADRVAQIITFGTFAARSLLRELIKTMEIPQADATFLLKAIPTNAPTLSKGLRASEELTAYVKESEQLKRLFRIGVKLEGLPRHASTHAAGVVISADPLVNTVPLTEGHDEVALTQFAMKELEQLGILKMDFLGLRNLTLMDQVLSSVARQAPSLDLDRIPLDDEITFQLFRDGRTNGVFQFESSGMKQVLRQLKPTSFEDIVAVNALYRPGPMSYIPVFVKRKHGEETISYPHENLAPILEKTYGVLVYQEQIMQIAASMAGYKMGEADMLRRAVSKKDAKVLEREESRFLSGCIENGYTADTAKEVFSWIVKFANYGFNRSHAVAYSYLAYQLAYLKAHYPASFFAELMSGVANQPDKIRQYMREASGSGIDILPPSINKSFGKYTVEYTNIRMGMLTIKGIGAQVVREIISARKEGTFKNLFDFCIRVTISKTALEQLILAGAFDSIHSNRASLLATIDKAMEQAELFKELYEQPSLLGEVEFEASYDEQEPFSPMAILKYEKEVLGLYISSHPLASYRSTLRSSGYITVQQLESMPPKKQVRLTAVLLQQRVIRTKKGQPMAFLTLGDETGEMEAVVFPDLHRQIGRFLEEEALLDLVGKLEERNGEKQLILQEGRPFHEDQLQQSKQRLFIRYDDEDQVLEVLRKYTKTYPGNVPVIVVQKETRKSYQLAETYSLELSAACLAELRKQFGKENVAVSK, encoded by the coding sequence ATGGATTTCACACATCTGCAAATCAGAAGCAGCTACAGTTTTTATCAAAGTACAATCAAAATTCCACAGTTAGTAAGTAAAGCTAAAGAAGCAGGTTTTGAAACGTTGGCATTGGCGGATGATGGGGTAATGCATGGCGCAGTGCCATTTTACCTTGCTTGCCTGGATGCTGATATAAAGCCAATTATCGGAGTGCATGTCCCAGTTGAAGCAGAAGAACAAGTTATGAAAGTTCTCTTATTGGCGGAAAATGATTCAGGGTATCAAAGACTTGTTGAAATAAGCACCTTTCTGCAGTCCGGCAGCGCCGAACGGCTGACACTGTCTGATCTGGATAAGTATGCACAAGGAGTCATTGCGATTGTCCCTTCTCATACGCTGATTCAAATGGATATCATGCCTTGGCGAGCGATTTATGGGGAGCGGCTTTACGCTGGCATTAGTCCTGATGAAGTACGCTTTCTGGACGAGCAGACACTCATCAACTGGCAGCAGCAGACGGATGTACGCTTTACAGCAACCGGAGATGTTCGCTATTTAGAGGAAGAAGATAGGGATGCTTATGAATGCTTACTTGCAATGCAGGAAGGAGCCACATGGCAGCCAACACCGTTTGATTCTCCATCACTGTACCACTTACGAACCCAATCCGAAATGATGGAGCTTTCTCAAAGTGAAACGTGGCAGCAAGCATTAACTCAAGCCGGAGCCATTGCAGAGCGCTGTACCGTGCAGCTTGAAATAGGCAAACGACGCTTGCCGGCTTATCCTGTACCAGAAGGAGAGACGGCTGATGCTTATTTAAGAAGTATATGCGAGCAGCAACTAACGGAGATATATCACAATCGTCAAGATGCACAAGACAGGATTGCTTATGAGCTGGGCGTCATTAAAGAGATGGGCTTTAGTGATTATTTCCTTATTGTTTGGGATTTTGTACGCTATGCAAAGGAACAAGGCATCCGAGTCGGTCCTGGTCGGGGGTCGGCTGCAGGATCTCTCGTCGCTTATGTGCTTGGCATTACAGCTGTTGATCCGCTGGCTTACGAATTATTATTCGAGCGTTTTCTTAATCCTGAAAGAATCACAATGCCTGATATTGATATTGATTTCTCTGACTATCGGCGAGATGAAGTTATTCGTTACGTACAAAACAAATATGGAGCAGATCGGGTAGCGCAAATTATTACATTCGGCACGTTCGCCGCTCGTTCGTTGCTGCGTGAATTAATTAAAACAATGGAAATACCGCAAGCAGATGCAACGTTTCTGTTAAAAGCAATTCCAACTAATGCGCCTACTTTATCGAAAGGACTGCGAGCGTCTGAGGAGCTAACCGCTTATGTGAAAGAATCGGAGCAGCTGAAACGCTTATTCCGGATTGGAGTGAAGTTGGAAGGGCTGCCGCGTCATGCGTCAACGCATGCGGCTGGCGTGGTAATTAGTGCTGATCCGCTCGTAAACACAGTTCCGCTTACCGAAGGGCATGATGAAGTAGCGCTAACGCAATTTGCCATGAAAGAACTGGAGCAGCTGGGGATCTTAAAAATGGATTTCCTAGGGCTGCGCAACCTTACATTAATGGATCAAGTGCTGTCCAGTGTGGCCAGACAAGCTCCTTCACTCGATTTAGACCGTATCCCGCTTGATGATGAGATAACGTTTCAGTTATTCCGCGATGGCCGAACGAATGGTGTGTTCCAGTTTGAATCAAGCGGTATGAAGCAAGTACTTCGGCAGCTGAAGCCTACTTCATTTGAAGATATTGTTGCCGTCAACGCGTTGTATCGTCCAGGCCCGATGAGTTACATTCCTGTCTTTGTTAAGCGGAAGCATGGAGAAGAAACAATCAGCTATCCGCACGAAAATCTAGCTCCAATCCTGGAAAAAACGTACGGAGTACTTGTGTATCAGGAGCAGATTATGCAGATTGCTGCTTCGATGGCTGGCTATAAAATGGGAGAGGCAGATATGCTGCGCCGAGCTGTCAGTAAGAAGGATGCCAAGGTGCTGGAACGAGAGGAATCCCGCTTCTTGTCTGGCTGTATAGAAAATGGTTACACAGCCGATACTGCCAAGGAAGTATTTTCCTGGATCGTTAAATTCGCCAACTACGGTTTTAACCGCAGTCATGCAGTTGCATACAGCTATCTAGCGTATCAGCTTGCTTATTTAAAAGCGCATTACCCAGCCAGCTTCTTTGCTGAATTAATGAGCGGTGTTGCGAATCAGCCGGATAAAATCCGCCAGTATATGCGGGAAGCAAGCGGAAGCGGAATTGATATTTTACCTCCTTCCATAAATAAGAGCTTTGGTAAATACACTGTCGAGTATACGAACATTCGAATGGGGATGCTGACAATAAAGGGCATCGGTGCTCAGGTTGTCCGTGAAATTATCTCGGCCCGGAAAGAAGGAACATTTAAAAATCTGTTCGACTTCTGTATCCGCGTCACAATTAGCAAAACCGCCTTAGAGCAGCTTATTCTGGCGGGTGCCTTTGATTCTATACACAGCAATCGAGCATCTTTATTAGCTACCATTGACAAAGCAATGGAACAAGCTGAATTATTCAAGGAACTTTACGAACAGCCTTCCTTGCTCGGAGAAGTAGAATTTGAAGCGTCGTACGATGAGCAAGAACCATTTTCACCGATGGCAATTTTAAAGTACGAAAAAGAAGTGCTCGGACTGTATATTTCCAGTCATCCGCTCGCAAGCTATCGAAGTACCCTGCGCAGCAGTGGCTATATAACGGTACAACAGCTCGAAAGCATGCCGCCAAAAAAGCAGGTGCGACTAACCGCTGTTTTACTTCAGCAGCGCGTCATCCGCACGAAAAAAGGACAGCCAATGGCGTTCTTAACGTTAGGTGATGAAACAGGCGAAATGGAAGCGGTAGTTTTTCCCGATTTGCATCGGCAAATTGGCCGATTCTTAGAAGAAGAAGCATTGCTGGATTTAGTTGGAAAATTGGAAGAAAGAAATGGAGAAAAGCAGCTCATTCTGCAAGAAGGACGACCATTCCATGAGGACCAGCTTCAGCAAAGTAAGCAGCGATTATTTATTCGTTATGATGATGAAGACCAAGTGCTTGAAGTGCTTCGGAAATATACGAAAACATACCCTGGCAACGTACCTGTCATTGTTGTGCAAAAAGAAACGCGCAAGAGCTATCAGCTGGCAGAGACATACTCTCTTGAATTAAGTGCAGCATGCTTGGCAGAGCTAAGGAAACAGTTTGGCAAGGAGAACGTGGCAGTATCCAAATAA
- the ald gene encoding alanine dehydrogenase, which yields MKIGVPKEIKNSENRVAMAPSGVTLLRDAGHDVFVETGAGLGSGFTDEQYEQAGAVILPTAKEVWMQEMVMKVKEPLPEEYGYFYEGLILFTYLHLAAEGPLTNALINKKVVGIAYETVQLEDYSLPLLTPMSEVAGRMASQVGAQFLEKPYGGSGILMSGIPGVKRGKVTIIGGGVVGTNAAKIAVGLGADVTIIDLSPQRLRELDDLFGKTINTLVSNPLNIAEAVQESDLVIGAVLIPGAKAPKLVTDGMIASMKAGSVIVDVAIDQGGIFATTDKITTHDNPTYAKHGVLHYAVANMPGAVPRTSTIGLTNVTVPYALQLANKGYKKACLDNPALAKGINTLDGFVTYQAVAEAHDLVYKPASALLLS from the coding sequence ATGAAGATTGGGGTACCCAAGGAAATTAAAAATAGTGAAAATCGTGTAGCGATGGCTCCATCTGGTGTTACGCTCTTACGTGATGCAGGGCATGACGTATTCGTTGAGACCGGCGCAGGTCTCGGCTCTGGTTTTACGGATGAACAGTATGAACAAGCTGGTGCTGTAATACTTCCGACAGCGAAGGAAGTGTGGATGCAGGAAATGGTTATGAAAGTAAAAGAACCCCTTCCAGAGGAGTACGGTTATTTCTATGAAGGTCTCATTCTTTTCACCTATCTGCACCTTGCAGCTGAAGGTCCTTTGACAAATGCGTTAATCAACAAGAAGGTCGTTGGAATAGCGTACGAAACTGTGCAGCTGGAGGATTACTCCCTACCACTGCTGACACCTATGAGTGAAGTGGCAGGCAGGATGGCATCACAAGTCGGGGCGCAATTTTTGGAGAAGCCTTACGGGGGAAGCGGCATTTTGATGTCTGGTATTCCTGGGGTGAAACGAGGGAAAGTTACCATTATCGGCGGAGGTGTTGTTGGTACAAATGCGGCTAAAATTGCCGTCGGACTTGGAGCGGATGTCACTATCATTGATTTAAGTCCGCAGCGATTGCGTGAACTGGATGATTTGTTCGGCAAAACCATTAACACACTCGTGTCTAATCCATTAAATATTGCGGAAGCTGTACAAGAATCTGATCTGGTGATTGGTGCAGTTCTTATACCAGGAGCCAAAGCACCAAAGCTTGTCACGGACGGAATGATTGCAAGCATGAAAGCGGGTTCCGTAATCGTTGACGTTGCCATTGATCAGGGTGGTATTTTTGCTACTACCGACAAAATCACAACCCATGATAATCCTACGTACGCCAAACATGGCGTCCTTCATTATGCTGTTGCCAACATGCCAGGAGCTGTACCGCGTACCTCTACAATTGGATTGACAAATGTAACGGTACCTTACGCGCTGCAGCTGGCGAACAAAGGGTATAAGAAAGCTTGCTTAGATAACCCTGCTTTGGCAAAAGGCATTAATACGTTAGATGGATTTGTTACGTATCAAGCAGTTGCAGAAGCGCATGATCTTGTCTATAAGCCTGCTAGTGCATTACTTTTATCATAA
- a CDS encoding metal-dependent hydrolase — MKLSFHGQAVVQIVTEKHTILIDPFITGNGTCDLNADEVQPDVILLTHGHNDHVGDTVSIAKRTGALVVAPNELAVYLEGKGLRTHPMGIGGAYNFEFGRVKLTQAFHSSAFTDEDGQTHYMGMPTGILFTAEGKTIYHAGDTGLFSDMKLIGDTNSIDVAFLPIGDNFTMGPEDALIAAEWVKAKQVIPMHYNTFPLIEQDGAAFAEKVKPGKGVHLEPGQSFTI; from the coding sequence TTGAAACTTTCATTCCATGGACAAGCTGTTGTACAGATTGTGACCGAGAAACATACCATTCTAATCGACCCATTCATCACTGGAAATGGCACATGTGATTTGAATGCAGATGAAGTCCAGCCGGATGTCATTCTGCTGACGCACGGCCATAATGATCATGTTGGAGATACAGTTTCCATAGCGAAACGCACAGGTGCACTTGTCGTAGCGCCAAATGAACTGGCTGTTTACTTGGAAGGCAAAGGGTTGCGCACACACCCAATGGGAATTGGTGGAGCGTACAACTTTGAGTTTGGACGTGTCAAACTGACTCAAGCATTTCACAGCAGCGCTTTCACTGACGAAGATGGCCAGACGCATTATATGGGCATGCCGACAGGGATATTATTTACAGCTGAAGGAAAGACAATCTATCATGCCGGAGATACTGGGCTGTTTTCTGATATGAAGCTAATTGGAGATACAAACAGCATAGATGTTGCTTTCTTGCCGATTGGAGATAACTTCACCATGGGACCGGAAGATGCATTAATTGCTGCTGAGTGGGTCAAGGCAAAACAAGTTATTCCGATGCATTACAATACTTTCCCGCTAATTGAGCAGGATGGTGCAGCATTTGCAGAAAAAGTTAAACCGGGTAAAGGTGTCCATTTGGAGCCTGGCCAATCCTTTACAATCTAA
- a CDS encoding Xaa-Pro peptidase family protein, translating into MQHRIDTLLRQLKDNQTDSVFITSMENVYYVSNYYTDPHERLVAVFADQKDAPLLILPAMEKEDALKAGWKEEMLTYHDHEDVWQLFKAYLKERGRMPASMGIEKDHMSVIRLEMLQKILPQVSFDDATEFLQNQRITKDKKEYTLLKQAAVLADYGVKKGIEAIAAGKSELQITAELEYALKQEGVTSMSFATTVLSGAKTASPHGTPDGKQIAPGDLVLFDLGVVFEGYCSDITRTVGYKHVTADQQHIHDTVRVALEKATAASQAGTAISEIDKAARSHIEQAGYGQYFTHRVGHGLGIGVHEYPSLSSNNTQAMQEGMCYTIEPGIYLPGVGGVRIEDDIFLTKNGPDVLTAYPRDLQIIG; encoded by the coding sequence ATGCAACACAGAATTGATACACTTTTACGCCAACTAAAGGATAACCAAACAGACAGCGTGTTCATCACCTCCATGGAAAATGTATATTATGTGAGTAATTATTATACAGATCCGCACGAGCGACTTGTAGCTGTATTCGCCGATCAGAAGGATGCACCGCTGCTCATTTTGCCGGCAATGGAGAAAGAAGATGCCTTGAAGGCCGGCTGGAAAGAAGAAATGCTTACATACCATGACCATGAAGATGTATGGCAGTTGTTTAAAGCTTATTTAAAGGAACGCGGGCGCATGCCAGCATCCATGGGAATTGAGAAAGATCATATGTCTGTTATTCGCTTGGAAATGCTGCAGAAAATTTTGCCACAGGTATCCTTTGATGATGCAACAGAGTTCCTGCAGAACCAGCGCATCACCAAAGACAAGAAAGAATATACATTACTCAAACAAGCAGCTGTTTTAGCTGATTATGGGGTAAAGAAAGGAATTGAAGCGATTGCTGCCGGCAAAAGCGAACTGCAAATAACTGCCGAGCTGGAATATGCTCTGAAGCAAGAAGGTGTTACTAGCATGTCATTTGCCACAACTGTGCTTTCCGGAGCAAAAACTGCTTCTCCTCACGGTACGCCTGACGGCAAACAGATTGCACCTGGTGATTTGGTTCTGTTTGATCTCGGTGTGGTATTTGAAGGGTATTGCTCTGATATTACTCGCACTGTTGGTTACAAGCATGTAACAGCAGATCAGCAGCACATTCACGATACAGTGCGAGTTGCTCTCGAAAAAGCAACTGCAGCATCACAAGCCGGAACTGCTATCTCAGAGATTGATAAGGCTGCCAGAAGCCACATTGAACAAGCAGGATACGGTCAATATTTCACACACCGCGTCGGACACGGCTTAGGAATTGGCGTACATGAGTACCCATCACTTTCGAGCAATAACACGCAAGCAATGCAAGAAGGCATGTGCTATACAATTGAACCCGGCATCTATTTGCCTGGCGTTGGCGGTGTCCGAATTGAAGATGATATCTTCTTAACGAAAAACGGACCGGATGTACTTACTGCTTATCCGCGCGATTTGCAAATTATCGGTTAA
- a CDS encoding acetate kinase — protein sequence MSNILAINAGSSSLKFQLIRMPEEEVKAVGLVERIGLKDSIFTIKFNGEKDETTKDIENHEEAVKMLLEKLTSTGVIKSLDEIDGVGHRVVHGGEKFSDSVVITEQVMDEIAEVSELAPLHNPANLTGIRAFKEILPNIPAVAVFDTAFHQTMPPESYLYSLPYDYYEQYGIRKYGFHGTSHKYVSQRAAELLDRPVEDLRLISAHLGNGASIAAIEGGKSVDTSMGFTPLAGVTMGTRSGNIDPALIPFIMRKTGKTADEVLHVLNKESGMLALSGFSSDLRDIESKSEAGDERAELALDVFAERIHKYIGSYAARMSGVDAIIFTAGVGENSSEVRERVLKGLEFMGVYYDPALNNVRGKEQFLTYPHSPVKVIIIPTNEEVMIARDTVRLSETVAK from the coding sequence TTGAGTAATATTCTAGCAATTAATGCTGGTAGTTCTTCTTTGAAATTCCAGCTAATCCGCATGCCTGAGGAAGAAGTAAAGGCAGTGGGTCTAGTAGAACGTATTGGACTGAAAGATTCCATCTTCACTATCAAATTCAATGGTGAAAAAGATGAAACAACTAAAGATATTGAAAATCATGAAGAAGCTGTAAAAATGCTTCTTGAGAAGCTTACTTCTACAGGTGTTATTAAATCTCTTGATGAGATTGACGGCGTAGGCCACCGTGTTGTTCACGGCGGAGAGAAATTCAGTGACTCTGTTGTAATTACAGAACAAGTAATGGACGAGATTGCAGAAGTTTCTGAGCTAGCACCTTTGCATAACCCGGCAAACTTGACAGGCATCCGCGCATTTAAAGAGATCCTGCCAAACATTCCAGCGGTTGCTGTGTTTGATACAGCTTTCCATCAAACAATGCCGCCTGAATCGTATCTTTACAGCCTGCCTTATGACTACTATGAACAATATGGCATCCGTAAATACGGTTTCCATGGTACAAGTCATAAATACGTATCACAGCGTGCAGCTGAATTGCTTGACCGTCCAGTAGAAGATCTTCGTCTGATTTCTGCTCACCTTGGTAACGGCGCAAGTATCGCAGCGATCGAAGGCGGTAAATCTGTTGATACATCTATGGGCTTCACACCGCTTGCAGGTGTAACAATGGGTACTCGTTCTGGTAACATTGACCCTGCCTTGATTCCATTCATCATGCGTAAAACAGGCAAAACTGCTGACGAAGTACTGCATGTCTTGAACAAGGAAAGCGGAATGCTTGCACTATCTGGTTTCTCCAGTGACTTGCGAGACATTGAGAGCAAATCTGAAGCAGGCGATGAGCGTGCAGAGCTAGCACTTGATGTGTTTGCTGAAAGAATTCACAAATATATCGGTTCTTATGCTGCGCGCATGAGTGGTGTAGATGCAATTATCTTCACAGCTGGCGTTGGTGAAAACAGTTCTGAAGTACGTGAACGCGTACTGAAAGGTCTTGAATTCATGGGCGTTTATTATGACCCAGCATTGAATAATGTTCGCGGTAAAGAACAATTCCTAACATACCCGCATTCTCCGGTAAAAGTTATTATCATTCCTACAAACGAAGAAGTAATGATTGCCAGAGATACAGTTCGTCTTTCTGAAACTGTAGCAAAATAA